The Cellulophaga sp. L1A9 genome window below encodes:
- a CDS encoding MoxR family ATPase — protein sequence MSDVTAINNLVEKHVALKKEIAKIIVGQTEVVEQILLSIYTGGHSLLIGVPGLAKTLMVNTIAQTLGLDFKRIQFTPDLMPSDILGSEILDQDRKFKFIKGPIFSNIILADEINRTPPKTQAALLEAMQERSVTIAGVNYKLPAPYFVLATQNPIEQEGTYPLPEAQLDRFMFAIELKYPSIREEIAIVKATTSDVKNEINALLSAEEIIAIQQLVRRIPVPDNVVDYAVKLVNSTRANLEGASDYVKQYIDWGAGPRASQNLILGAKAHAAIKGKYSPDIEDVKAVALGILRHRIIKNYKAEAEGISEDAIIRELL from the coding sequence ATGTCTGATGTTACAGCAATCAATAATCTTGTAGAAAAGCATGTTGCTTTAAAAAAAGAAATTGCCAAAATTATTGTTGGGCAAACGGAAGTGGTAGAACAGATTTTGCTTTCTATTTACACAGGTGGTCACTCTTTATTAATAGGAGTGCCGGGTTTGGCAAAGACATTAATGGTAAATACCATTGCACAAACATTAGGCTTAGATTTTAAAAGAATCCAGTTTACACCAGATTTAATGCCTAGTGATATTCTAGGGAGTGAAATTCTTGATCAGGATAGAAAATTTAAATTTATCAAAGGTCCAATATTCTCTAATATTATTTTGGCCGATGAAATAAATAGAACTCCTCCAAAAACGCAAGCTGCATTGCTAGAGGCCATGCAGGAGCGTTCTGTTACTATTGCAGGTGTAAATTATAAATTACCTGCTCCTTATTTTGTTTTAGCAACACAAAACCCAATTGAGCAAGAAGGGACATATCCTTTGCCAGAAGCGCAATTAGACCGTTTTATGTTTGCCATTGAGTTGAAGTACCCATCTATACGTGAGGAGATTGCTATTGTAAAAGCAACCACTTCAGATGTTAAAAACGAAATTAATGCACTGCTGAGTGCAGAAGAAATTATAGCAATTCAACAATTAGTCAGAAGAATTCCTGTTCCTGATAATGTGGTAGATTACGCCGTAAAATTGGTGAATAGTACACGTGCTAATTTAGAGGGGGCTTCAGATTATGTGAAACAATATATTGATTGGGGAGCTGGTCCAAGAGCCTCACAAAATTTAATTTTAGGAGCAAAGGCTCATGCTGCAATTAAAGGTAAATACTCTCCTGATATTGAAGATGTAAAAGCAGTTGCTTTAGGGATACTTAGACATCGAATTATAAAAAACTACAAGGCAGAAGCTGAAGGCATATCAGAAGATGCTATAATTCGTGAATTATTGTAG